In one window of Drosophila innubila isolate TH190305 chromosome 2L unlocalized genomic scaffold, UK_Dinn_1.0 4_B_2L, whole genome shotgun sequence DNA:
- the LOC117781381 gene encoding UDP-glucuronosyltransferase 2B15 — MVNRSLLLLFLIPLVVSPVWGANILGLFSTFSPSHLIVHMSMMRTLADRGHNITIVSMLTPKLTRHENITLILAPPSEESMNGLSEILERSSKKKIGMGKTMINTLTQSVSFLTIQYEFLLHPNVKAIYENPQVKFDLVVQGYVLNDFQLGVAAKLQVPAILSWVGVPFTFVDDSVGNIYDPSYVPSMSDTQSTGFRWRMRNFVTWTLFKCIGIGIEYHMNKYYELAFGNDSSLPSYDEVKQRISLLFYNYHSHSEGPVRPTVPQSIEIGGIQIKEQPDPLPKQLAAFLDNATDGAIFFSLGTNVKVKYFEPHIMETLYKVLSRQSLRVIWKWDDQLPKPGNASNIYFSNWLPQDDILAHPNTKLFITHAGKGGVAEAQFHGVPMLALPVFGDQPGNAQNMVTSGFGRSLELLTIEEEHLEEAIKEIMHNPVYRDNVRKFSALYRDRPLTARQSVIYWTEYVMRHNGAYHLRSPSLRLGFVARYNIDVYAVLLLIFCGSLIIFVLLLRLLFRTICQRRQSVIKVKSN, encoded by the exons ATGGTGAACAgatcgttgctgctgctgttcctaATTCCCTTGGTGGTGTCTCCCGTATGGGGTGCCAACATATTGGGATTATTCAGCACATTTAGTCCGTCCCATTTAATTGTGCACATGTCGATGATGCGGACTCTGGCGGATCGAGGACATAATATAACCATTGTGTCCATGTTGACACCCAAACTGACACGGCACGAGAATATAACCTTGATCCTGGCACCACCGAGTGAAGAGAGCATGAATGGATTAAGCGAAATTCTGGAGAGATCATCAAAGAAGAAAATAGGCATGGGGAAAACAATGATCAATACGCTGACACAGTCGGTATCCTTTCTGACCATTCAATATGAATTTCTGTTGCATCCCAATGTCAAGGCCATTTATGAGAATCCCCAGGTCAAGTTTGATCTCGTTGTGCAGGGCTACGTGTTGAACGACTTTCAATTGGGCGTGGCTGCCAAGTTGCAAGTGCCCGCAATCCTCAGCTGGGTTGGAGTTCCCTTCACATTTGTCGACGATAGCGTTGGCAACATTTACGATCCTTCCTATGTGCCCAGCATGTCGGACACACAATCAACGGGCTTCCGGTGGCGTATGCGAAACTTCGTCACTTGGACACTCTTCAAgtgcattggcattggcatcgaGTACCACATGAACAAATACTACGA GCTGGCTTTTGGAAATGATTCCAGCTTACCCAGCTACGATGAAGTGAAGCAAAGGATCTCGTTGCTCTTCTACAATTATCACTCCCATAGTGAGGGACCTGTGCGTCCAACGGTGCCGCAGTCCATTGAAATTGGTGGCATACAGATCAAGGAGCAACCGGATCCCTTGCCCAAGCAACTGGCCGCATTTTTGGATAATGCCACAGATGGTGCCATCTTCTTCAGCCTGGGCACCAATGTCAAGGTCAAATACTTTGAGCCCCACATCATGGAGACCCTCTACAAGGTGCTGTCCCGTCAGTCCCTGCGTGTTATTTGGAAATGGGATGATCAGCTTCCAAAGCCGGGGAATGCATCAAACATATACTTCAGCAACTGGCTACCCCAAGACGATATCCTGGCTCATCCGAATACCAAGCTATTCATCACACACGCTGgcaaagggggcgtggcagaggCCCAGTTTCATGGTGTGCCGATGCTGGCGTTGCCAGTCTTTGGTGATCAGCCGGGAAATGCTCAGAATATGGTAACTTCAGGCTTTGGACGCAGCCTGGAGCTGCTTACGATCGAGGAGGAACACCTGGAGGAGGCCATAAAAGAGATCATGCATAATCCCGTGTATCGGGATAATGTACGCAAATTCTCAGCCCTATATCGCGATCGTCCTCTCACGGCACGGCAATCCGTCATCTACTGGACGGAGTATGTGATGCGTCACAATGGAGCCTATCATCTGCGAAGTCCCAGCTTACGGCTCGGATTTGTCGCACGCTACAATATCGATGTGTACGCCGTTCTCCTGCTGATCTTCTGTGGCTCTTTGATCATTTTCGTGTTGCTCCTCCGACTTTTGTTCAGAACTATTTGCCAGCGACGACAATCGGTGATCAAGGTCAAGAGCAATTAA